The Toxorhynchites rutilus septentrionalis strain SRP chromosome 3, ASM2978413v1, whole genome shotgun sequence genome includes a region encoding these proteins:
- the LOC129778508 gene encoding uncharacterized protein LOC129778508 produces the protein MATSNLRIHTLDQSPIIIVPLGPAKISTSSLRIVHPINLTSIGTIVENFNAVSMERLSNQTPFKSIVKAKLDKINLSYNRIKPLRRRKRWESLGKAWKYVSGSPDADDLKIINSSLNSLISENNKQIRINSAFDSRMSNITKAINVILENEENVIHSLEGFDVLELIFKIDELLYYLDIIEEAITLARRSIPSSRIIHLDELETIHHSLINDGFGLNSVDSILSTANAYAVLNNEIFMYILKIPRIKNVQYTLNFIEPVIVDHHRVHLQTQFYLKGQKSFMLKSACSKANAMFICSSTDLEPLTGCMQQLVSGNTAECPIERTYGNKTIRKINDGNIVVNAINVTLSSNCSVTQRTLQGSFLIQYSNCTLKLDDEEYVNTNMEIQPFIPTTGLKPKTSIGNFISWDG, from the exons ATGGCCACTTCAAACTTGAGAATTCATACCCTGGATCAGAGTCCGATCATTATAGTTCCGTTAGGACCCGCTAAAATAAGCACTAGTTCTCTGCGAATTGTGCACCCCATAAACTTGACCTCAATTGGAACAATTGTAGAAAACTTTAACGCCGTTTCTATGGAGAGATTGTCGAATCAAACGCCTTTTAAGTCAATAGTTAAAGCAAAATTAGACAAAATAAACTTGAGTTACAACCGAATAAAACCACTACGTAGGAGAAAACGATGGGAATCTCTCGGAAAGGCCTGGAAATACGTATCGGGAAGCCCTGATGCAGACGACCTTAAGATTATAAATTCgtcattaaattcattaattagcGAGAATAACAAGCAAATAAGAATCAATAGTGCTTTCGATTCACGAATGAGCAACATTACAAAAGCAATTAACGTCATACTGGAAAATGAGGAAAATGTAATACATTCCTTAGAGGGCTTTGATGTATTAgaattaatattcaaaattgatgAGCTATTATACTACTTAGACATAATCGAAGAGGCGATCACACTAGCGAGACGGAGTATCCCAAGCAGCCGCATCATTCACCTCGACGAATTGGAAACCATTCATCATTCCCTCATTAATGACGGTTTCGGGCTTAACTCGGTCGATAGCATACTTAGTACTGCCAATGCCTACGCAGTATTaaacaacgaaattttcatGTACATACTGAAGATACCCAGGATCAAAAATGTACAGTACACCCTCAACTTCATTGAACCAGTCATTGTAGATCACCACAGAGTCCACCTACAAACACAGTTTTATTTGAAAGGACAGAAATCATTCATGTTAAAAAGCGCTTGTTCCAAAGCCAACGCCATGTTTATATGTTCCTCAACGGATCTAGAACCTTTGACGGGTTGTATGCAACAATTGGTCTCCGGAAATACAGCAGAGTGTCCCATAGAACGCACCTACGGAAACAAAACTATTCGGAAAATCAATGATGGCAATATAGTCGTCAATGCAATCAATGTAACACTTTCGTCAAACTGTTCAGTCACCCAACGCACTCTACAGGGGTCGTTCCTAATCCAATACTCAAACTGTACACTGAAATTGGATGACGAGGAATATGTCAACACAAACATGGAGATACAGCCGTTCATACCTACCACGGGATTGAAG CCGAAAACCTCCATTGGAAACTTCATTTCCTGGGATGGATAG
- the LOC129777837 gene encoding lipid droplet-associated hydrolase gives MQESYPVIAKIPTHILTWGKWVEESLGEHKEIVICITGNPGLPGFYTKFLSTVYECLGKEMPVWIIGHAGHDEAKKTQYTKSIPTLENNSNLYNLEGQLHHKVEFIRKYVPSDVRIHLIGHSIGCYLALELLKIPDISDRIQHCYFLFPTIERMADSRNGFMLTKCVKPIYFIVRLFYRCIDLLPNFLKIWIIYIYFLLSGIPKFYLGTALKYTNPSVIDKVWFMALDEMEKVRELDSDIILQNKDRLKFYYGTTDGWVPVKYCNELKSRIHGVDAEICTRKIDHAFVLRSSEQMGFMVSEWILKHRVV, from the exons ATGCAGGAATCATATCCGGTTATAGCGAAAATTCCCACTCATATTCTGACGTGGGGCAAATGGGTCGAAGAATCTCTGGGAGAACACAAAGAAATCGTGATATGCATAACAGGAAACCCGGGTCTACCGGGATTTTACACCAAATTCTTGTCCACCGTTTACGAATGTCTGGGTAAAGAAATGCCAGTATGGATCATCG GCCACGCTGGTCACGATGAGGCGAAGAAAACTCAGTATACCAAAAGCATTCCTACCCTCGAGAATAACAgtaatttatacaatttagaGGGACAATTACATCATAAGGTGGAGTTTATACGGAAATACGTACCATCAGATGTGAGAATTCATCTCATTGGACATTCCATTGGTTGCTATCTTGCATTGGAATTGCTGAAAATACCTGACATCAGCGATCGAATTCAGCACTGCTATTTTCTATTTCCTACCATTGAACGGATGGCTGATTCGAGAAATGGTTTTATGTTGACCAAATGTGTAAAACCTATTTATTTTATAGTTCGATTGTTCTATCGCTGTATTGATTTATTGCCAAACTTCCTAAAAATTTGGATAATATACATATATTTTCTACTTTCGGGGATACCAAAATTCTATCTGGGAACAGCGCTAAAATATACAAACCCATCCGTTATTGATAAAGTTTGGTTCATGGCATTGGATGAAATGGAGAAAGTGAGAGAGCTCGATTCTGACATAATTCTGCAAAATAAGGATAGACtcaaattttattatggcaCTACAGATGGGTGGGTTCCTGTGAAGTATTGTAACGAGCTAAAGAGTCGAATCCACGGTGTCGATGCTGAAATTTGCACGCGAAAAATCGATCATGCATTTGTGTTACGTTCATCTGAGCAAATGGGATTTATGGTTAGTGAATGGATCTTAAAGCATAGAGTTGTATGA